The Streptomyces clavuligerus genome includes a region encoding these proteins:
- a CDS encoding MFS transporter, which yields MVHDAAAISYLPELVDRSLLQQGNARIGGVFAVAGATGNHLGAALAALTGPARALTGDALSYLVSIWCTTRIHTPGPPPLPAPVREPLGGQIRDGLRYVARHPTLATLTLVNATIAVGVGVGVLVTLWPLYALRTLAMPGTVFGMILGAGALGAATGALLAPRLARRYGPGPMMLAALALTLLTQIPLLFAGPGAPWQTALGAAQFVHMACAGAAGVTQRTVRQLVAEPAMQARMQAVSTWLCAVARPLAVPFLALARSPLRGLRRMPPASGPADTPSAPGGERAGAAVPPPAAEPDGAAPSGTGPEGGAR from the coding sequence GTGGTCCACGACGCGGCGGCCATCAGCTACCTGCCGGAGCTGGTCGACCGGTCGCTCCTGCAGCAGGGGAACGCGAGGATCGGCGGAGTGTTCGCCGTCGCGGGCGCGACCGGGAACCACCTCGGCGCCGCACTCGCCGCCCTGACCGGCCCGGCCCGCGCGCTGACCGGCGACGCCCTGTCCTACCTCGTCAGCATCTGGTGCACCACCCGCATCCACACCCCCGGCCCGCCGCCCCTGCCCGCCCCGGTGCGGGAGCCGCTGGGCGGGCAGATCCGCGACGGACTGCGCTACGTCGCCCGGCACCCCACCCTCGCCACCCTCACCCTCGTCAACGCGACGATCGCCGTCGGCGTCGGCGTCGGCGTCCTGGTCACCCTGTGGCCGCTGTACGCGCTGCGCACCCTCGCCATGCCCGGCACGGTCTTCGGGATGATCCTGGGCGCCGGGGCGCTCGGCGCCGCGACCGGCGCGCTGCTCGCCCCACGCCTCGCCCGCCGCTACGGGCCGGGGCCGATGATGCTCGCGGCCCTCGCGCTCACCCTCCTCACCCAGATCCCCCTGCTGTTCGCCGGGCCCGGCGCCCCCTGGCAGACCGCCCTCGGCGCCGCCCAGTTCGTCCACATGGCGTGCGCGGGCGCCGCCGGGGTCACCCAGAGGACGGTCCGTCAGCTGGTGGCGGAGCCCGCGATGCAGGCCCGCATGCAGGCCGTCTCCACCTGGCTGTGCGCCGTCGCCCGACCGCTCGCCGTCCCCTTCCTTGCCCTCGCGCGTTCCCCGCTGCGCGGCCTGCGCCGAATGCCGCCCGCCTCCGGCCCGGCCGACACCCCTTCCGCCCCTGGGGGTGAGCGTGCCGGTGCCGCTGTCCCGCCGCCGGCCGCAGAGCCGGACGGTGCCGCCCCGTCCGGTACCGGACCGGAAGGCGGCGCACGGTGA
- a CDS encoding NUDIX hydrolase, translating to MSAAPAVVGGHLYLERDGLALLGRRHPDVVFGGGLWHTLAGHTEPGESVRACVVREAREEAGLVLDPADLHLVHTVHMPGAGPGAAPRLQLFFTAARWAGEPRVLEPECCTGWEWWPREALPAGTVPYTRAAIDAITHSPPYTELGWDYPVPGRTA from the coding sequence GTGAGCGCCGCGCCCGCCGTGGTCGGCGGCCACCTCTACCTGGAGCGCGACGGCCTGGCCCTCCTGGGACGGCGCCATCCGGACGTCGTGTTCGGCGGAGGGCTGTGGCACACCCTCGCCGGCCACACCGAGCCCGGGGAGTCGGTGAGGGCCTGCGTCGTGCGCGAGGCCCGCGAGGAAGCCGGACTCGTCCTCGACCCCGCCGATCTCCACCTCGTGCACACCGTCCACATGCCCGGCGCCGGTCCGGGCGCGGCGCCCAGGCTCCAGCTCTTCTTCACCGCCGCCCGGTGGGCCGGGGAGCCGCGGGTCCTGGAGCCGGAGTGCTGCACGGGATGGGAGTGGTGGCCGCGCGAAGCGCTCCCCGCCGGCACCGTCCCCTACACCCGCGCCGCGATCGACGCCATCACCCACAGCCCCCCGTACACGGAACTCGGCTGGGACTACCCCGTTCCCGGCCGGACCGCCTGA
- a CDS encoding bifunctional class I SAM-dependent methyltransferase/NUDIX hydrolase, with translation MGYVTQTAWEEHFAQGKGFRPLGDGERALLAGHVPVPEGGGRALDVGAGTGELAAHLAATGYRVDAVDYADAAHARAEDEHPGDGRVRRLTLDIEHGDWSELEPAYALITLRLVVAFIGDRTRTLHGLGKRLAPGGVLVVITPLAAATRPEQRSIALDEDEITLLAEGWERVERLDADGLVMLVLRGPRHRHTQAVERRGVVSGPALAAALAVVTDGAGRVLLGRSRRGMWEAPCGKIDGAEDFAAAAVRELAEETGLVARAADTEVIAPLHDAFQGVPRLTVVVRITAWSGTLTNPEPHLFTRWEWHHPDNLACIGQVFTPALHSLDAVWPGIVPSLPPVTSYPIATAEYA, from the coding sequence ATGGGCTACGTCACGCAGACCGCATGGGAAGAACACTTCGCCCAGGGCAAGGGCTTCCGCCCGCTCGGAGACGGTGAACGGGCCCTGCTGGCAGGGCATGTCCCGGTGCCGGAGGGGGGTGGGCGGGCGCTGGACGTCGGCGCCGGGACCGGGGAGCTGGCCGCGCATCTCGCCGCCACCGGCTACCGGGTGGACGCCGTCGACTACGCCGACGCCGCGCACGCGCGCGCCGAGGACGAGCACCCCGGCGACGGCCGGGTGCGCCGGCTGACGCTGGACATCGAGCACGGCGACTGGTCCGAACTCGAACCCGCCTACGCCCTGATCACCCTGCGACTTGTGGTTGCGTTCATCGGGGACCGCACCCGGACCCTGCACGGGCTCGGGAAGCGTCTCGCGCCCGGGGGCGTGCTCGTCGTCATCACCCCGCTCGCCGCCGCCACCCGGCCCGAACAGCGGTCGATCGCGCTCGACGAGGACGAGATCACCCTGCTGGCGGAGGGCTGGGAGAGGGTGGAGCGGCTGGACGCGGACGGGCTGGTCATGCTGGTGCTGCGCGGGCCGCGTCACCGGCACACGCAGGCGGTGGAGCGGCGGGGGGTGGTCAGCGGTCCGGCGCTGGCCGCCGCGCTGGCGGTGGTGACCGACGGGGCGGGCCGGGTCCTGCTCGGCCGCTCGCGCCGGGGCATGTGGGAGGCCCCGTGCGGGAAGATCGACGGAGCGGAGGACTTCGCCGCCGCGGCCGTCCGTGAACTCGCGGAAGAGACGGGCCTCGTCGCGCGGGCCGCGGACACGGAAGTGATCGCGCCCCTGCACGACGCCTTCCAGGGGGTGCCCCGGCTCACCGTGGTGGTCCGGATCACCGCCTGGTCCGGGACCCTCACGAACCCCGAGCCGCACCTGTTCACCCGATGGGAATGGCACCATCCGGATAATCTGGCATGTATCGGGCAGGTGTTCACCCCGGCGCTGCACAGCCTCGACGCGGTCTGGCCCGGAATCGTCCCCAGCCTGCCGCCGGTGACCTCCTACCCGATCGCCACTGCGGAGTACGCGTGA
- a CDS encoding AAA family ATPase, producing the protein MIIWINGAFGAGKSTLATGLMGALPGAVTADPEAVGDLLRTTLRGHNRAARDYQDLPPWRSLTLAFVTALADHTRGPVIVPMTVLDPVYATELFTPLHRRPAPFHHLVLHTGPAELRARIEASREYPGDLVRSEAARAFRRRRAGDYQQAAAGWMHAHGHVIDTSFLTPGQTLQAALHHLHTTD; encoded by the coding sequence GTGATCATCTGGATCAACGGCGCATTCGGCGCCGGGAAGAGCACCCTCGCCACCGGACTCATGGGCGCGCTGCCCGGTGCGGTGACCGCCGACCCCGAAGCCGTCGGCGACCTCCTGCGCACCACGCTGCGCGGCCACAACCGCGCCGCCCGCGACTACCAGGACCTGCCGCCCTGGCGGAGCCTCACCCTCGCGTTCGTCACCGCACTCGCCGACCACACCCGCGGCCCCGTCATCGTCCCGATGACCGTTCTCGACCCCGTGTACGCCACCGAGCTCTTCACCCCGCTGCACCGGCGCCCCGCGCCGTTCCACCACCTCGTCCTCCACACCGGGCCCGCCGAACTCCGCGCGCGCATCGAGGCCAGCCGGGAGTACCCCGGTGACCTGGTGCGCAGCGAGGCCGCCCGGGCGTTCCGGCGCCGTCGCGCCGGTGACTACCAGCAGGCCGCCGCCGGGTGGATGCACGCGCACGGGCACGTCATCGACACCAGTTTCCTCACCCCCGGGCAGACCCTCCAGGCCGCCCTCCACCACCTTCACACCACCGACTGA
- a CDS encoding PIG-L deacetylase family protein has translation MPARRGCSATGLPQPGRRPGRVRLVDAPLDEVIARLVAEIQQFQPDIVIGHDALGQMTGHADHRRTHQATVLAVEAAALPGLHPEAGEPWSVGALYAATHPDSGVSDLAPLLAGVDKSLLTVPDAYVTATVDVTQYLNRKWAAICSHRSQLAGARALPALLSRLDRPVRARILGTEYFTPVGPVPFRDSAGGPALCPGAVREPGTYPGVRRGKWS, from the coding sequence GTGCCGGCCCGCCGCGGATGCTCGGCTACGGGACTCCCGCAACCCGGCCGCCGCCCCGGCCGGGTCCGGCTGGTCGACGCGCCGCTCGACGAAGTGATCGCCCGGCTCGTCGCCGAGATCCAGCAGTTCCAGCCTGACATCGTCATCGGGCACGACGCTCTGGGCCAGATGACCGGGCACGCGGACCACAGGCGCACCCACCAGGCGACCGTCCTCGCCGTCGAGGCCGCCGCACTCCCGGGTCTCCATCCGGAGGCCGGGGAGCCGTGGTCGGTGGGCGCGCTGTACGCGGCGACCCACCCGGACTCCGGTGTCAGCGACCTCGCGCCGCTGCTCGCCGGGGTGGACAAGAGCCTGCTGACGGTGCCCGACGCATACGTCACCGCCACGGTCGACGTGACGCAGTACCTCAACCGGAAGTGGGCGGCCATCTGCTCCCACCGGAGCCAGCTGGCCGGCGCGCGGGCGCTGCCGGCCCTGCTGTCCCGCCTGGACAGGCCGGTGCGGGCCCGGATCCTGGGGACCGAGTACTTCACCCCCGTGGGGCCAGTGCCCTTCCGGGACAGTGCGGGCGGGCCAGCCCTGTGCCCCGGAGCGGTCCGGGAGCCCGGGACGTACCCGGGGGTCCGCCGCGGTAAGTGGTCCTGA